In Raphanus sativus cultivar WK10039 chromosome 5, ASM80110v3, whole genome shotgun sequence, the following proteins share a genomic window:
- the LOC108863578 gene encoding purple acid phosphatase 17, whose product MNSRRSLTSATVATLYSLLYICTTTNGELPRFIEPAKSDGSVNFITIGDWGRRGDFNQSKVAYQMGRVGEKIGLDFVVSTGDNFYDNGLFSEYDPNFKESFSDIYTAPSLQKQWYSVLGNHDYRGDSEAQLSSVLREIDSRWICLRSFVVDAELVEIFFVDTTPFVKEYYTEEDGHTYDWRAVPSRNSYVKSLLRDLQASLKRSKATWKIAVGHHAMRSIGHHGDTKELVEELLPIMKENGVDLYMNGHDHCLEHISDEDSPIQFLTSGAGSKAWRGDLDPTTNDPKSVRFYYDGQGFMSARFTPSDAEIVFYNVFGEVLHRWVTSKQLLHSSV is encoded by the exons ATGAATTCTCGTCGTTCGTTAACATCCGCTACGGTGGCGACTCTGTATTCTCTATTGTATATCTGCACCACCACGAACGGTGAGCTTCCGAGATTTATCGAGCCGGCGAAGAGCGACGGTTCCGTTAATTTTATAACCATCGGAGACTGGGGTCGCCGTGGCGACTTCAACCAGTCTAAAGTAGCTTATCAG aTGGGAAGAGTAGGAGAAAAGATAGGTTTAGATTTCGTGGTATCTACGGGAGATAACTTCTACGACAATGGATTGTTTAGTGAATACGATCCCAACTTCAAAGAATCTTTCTCTGATATCTACACTGCTCCAAGTCTCCAGAAACAGTGGTACAGTG TCTTGGGGAACCATGATTACAGAGGTGATTCAGAAGCTCAGCTAAGCTCTGTTCTCAGAGAAATCGACAGCCGTTGGATCTGTCTCCGATCATTCGTCGTGGACGCAGAGTTAGTCGAGATCTTCTTCGTCGACACCACTCCTTTCGTTAAAGAATACTACACAGAAGAAGACGGTCACACGTACGACTGGCGCGCGGTCCCATCTCGCAACTCTTACGTCAAGTCTCTCCTCCGTGACCTCCAGGCTTCCTTAAAGAGATCCAAGGCCACGTGGAAGATCGCCGTTGGTCATCATGCGATGAGAAGCATCGGTCACCATGGAGACACTAAAGAGCTCGTCGAGGAGCTTCTTCCGATAATGAAAGAGAACGGTGTCGATCTTTATATGAACGGACACGACCATTGTCTCGAACATATCAGCGACGAAGACAGCCCTATTCAGTTTCTAACGAGCGGTGCTGGTTCCAAGGCTTGGAGAGGAGATCTTGACCCGACGACCAACGATCCCAAGTCTGTGAGATTCTATTACGATGGTCAAGGGTTCATGTCTGCTAGATTCACTCCCTCAGATGCAGAGATTGTCTTCTACAATGTCTTTGGTGAGGTTTTGCACAGATGGGTTACTTCTAAACAGCTTCTTCATTCCTCTGTTTGA
- the LOC108863577 gene encoding UV-B-induced protein At3g17800, chloroplastic has product MDAAATASLIRSSVLPRQTPDNGAGSMFLTASGLGITSSGPGRQLRFKQNAFARFSRPLQSSTTRRSFAVRASASNDDASSSAAKPIAPLQLKSPAGQFLSQILLTHPHLVPAAVEQQLDQLQTDRDSEEGQNKDASSLPGTDIVLYRRIAELKENERRRTLEEILYALVVQKFMEANVSLVPSVTPSSSDPSGRVDTWPTKVEKLEKLHSPEMYEMIHNHLALILGPRMGDLASVAQISKLRVGQVYAASVMYGYFLKRVDQRFQLEKSMKILPGGGGGLDDGETSVEQPENMTFQAVSSHPEVGSFAGGVSAKGFGSEIKPSRLRTYVMSFDSETLQRYATIRTREAVGIIEKHTEALFGKPEIVIAPDGTVDSSKDEQIKISFGGMKRLVLEAVTFGSFLWDVESHVDARYHFVLN; this is encoded by the exons ATGGACGCCGCCGCGACCGCGAGTTTGATCCGATCTTCCGTCTTACCGCGTCAAACTCCCGACAACGGTGCTGGATCTATGTTCCTCACAGCCAGTGGCCTTGGGATCACGAGTTCTGGTCCTGGACGTCAACTTCGTTTCAAG CAAAACGCGTTTGCTAGATTCTCAAGACCGTTGCAAAGCTCAACAACTCGGAGAAGTTTTGCGGTTAGAGCTTCGGCATCTAATGATGACGCCTCCTCCTCTGCTGCTAAACCCATCGCCCCGCTTCAGCTGAAGTCTCCTGCTGGTCAGTTCCTGTCTCAGATTCTGCTCACCCATCCTCATCTCGTCCCCGCCGCTGTTGAACAGCAGCTCGATCAGCTCCAGACTGATCGTGACTCCGAGGAGGGACAGAACAAAGATGCATCGTCCCTACCCGGAACCGACATAGTTCTCTACAG GAGAATCGCTGAGTTGAAAGAGAACGAGAGACGAAGGACACTGGAAGAGATTCTATACGCATTGGTGGTTCAAAAGTTCATGGAAGCTAACGTCTCACTCGTACCTTCAGTAACCCCATCGTCATCAGATCCATCTGGTCGTGTCGATACTTGGCCGACCAAAGTAGAAAAACTCGAGAAACTTCACTCCCCCGAGATGTACGAGATGATCCACAACCATCTAGCCTTAATCCTCGGCCCCAGGATGGGCGACCTTGCTTCCGTCGCGCAGATAAGCAAGCTCAGAGTCGGTCAAGTCTACGCGGCCTCCGTCATGTACGGATACTTCTTGAAGCGGGTGGACCAGAGGTTCCAGCTCGAGAAGTCCATGAAGATTCTCCCAGGCGGCGGTGGTGGGTTGGACGATGGTGAAACAAGCGTCGAGCAGCCGGAGAACATGACGTTTCAGGCTGTGTCGTCTCACCCCGAGGTGGGCTCGTTTGCGGGTGGGGTTAGTGCTAAAGGGTTTGGTAGCGAGATTAAACCGTCAAGGTTGAGGACGTACGTGATGTCGTTCGATAGCGAGACGCTTCAGAGATACGCTACCATTAGAACGAGAGAAGCGGTTGGGATCATTGAGAAGCACACCGAGGCCTTGTTTGGTAAGCCTGAGATTGTGATAGCTCCTGACGGCACGGTTGATTCGTCTAAGGACGAGCAGATTAAGATCAGCTTCGGTGGAATGAAGAGGCTTGTTTTGGAGGCTGTGACTTTCGGTTCGTTTCTTTGGGATGTTGAGAGCCATGTAGATGCAAGGTACCACTTTGTACTgaactaa
- the LOC108835351 gene encoding dihydropyrimidine dehydrogenase (NADP(+)), chloroplastic, whose product MASMSFALTRFSGLSSKTTLSPDFDHSSRRRNILPPNRVGLKISSSSSEPDLSVTVNGLKMPNPFVIGSGPPGTNYTVMKRAFDEGWGGVIAKTVSLDASKVINVTPRYARLKTGSNGSAKADVIGWQNIELISDRPLETMLKEFKQLKQEYPDRILIASIMEEYSKTGWEELIDRVEQTGVDALEINFSCPHGMPERRMGAAVGQDCALLEEVCGWINAKATVPVWAKMTPNITDITEPARVSLKSGCEGISAINTIMSVMGIDLKTLHPEPCVEGYSTPGGYSYKAVRPIALAKVMNIAQMIKSEFGEKDCSLSGIGGVETGYDAAEFILLGSNTVQVCTGVMVHGYGHVKTLCAELQDFMKQHNFSTIEDFRGHSLQYFTTHTDLVRRQKEAIEQRKAERRGLKSDKDWTGDGFVKETESMVSN is encoded by the exons ATGGCATCCATGAGTTTCGCCTTGACTCGCTTCTCTGGGCTCTCTTCTAAAACCACCTTATCACCCGACTTCGATCACTCCTCTCGCCGCCGGAACATTCTACCTCCGAACAGAGTTGGACTTAAgatctcttcctcttcctctgagCCTGATCTAAGTGTCACCGTAAACGGTCTAAAAATGCCGAATCCTTTCGTGATCGGGTCGGGTCCACCCGGTACCAACTACACCGTCATGAAGAGAGCCTTCGACGAAGGCTGGGGTGGCGTCATCGCCAAAACC gtgtCACTAGATGCATCCAAAGTAATCAACGTAACGCCTCGATACGCTCGGCTAAAAACCGGATCCAACGGGTCAGCCAAAGCAGATGTGATCGGGTGGCAGAACATAGAACTCATCAGTGACCGACCTCTCGAAACCATGCTCAAAGAGTTCAAACAGCTCAAGCAAGAGTACCCTGATCGTATCCTCATCGCTTCCATCATGGAGGAATACAGCAAAACCGGCTGGGAAGAGCTTATCGACCGCGTTGAGCAAACCGGTgtt GATGCTTTGGAGATCAACTTCTCGTGTCCTCATGGTATGCCAGAGCGCAGAATGGGAGCTGCTGTGGGACAAGACTGTGCGCTTCTTGAAGAGGTTTGCGGTTGGATTAATGCTAAAGCTACTGTTCCTGTTTGGGCTAAGATGACTCCTAATATCACTGACATAACTGAG ccGGCTAGGGTATCTTTAAAATCCGGATGTGAGGGCATTTCAGCGATCAATACAATCATGAGTGTGATGGGAATTGATCTGAAGACACTGCATCCGGAGCCATGCGTTGAAGG TTACTCAACTCCGGGAGGCTACTCTTATAAGGCTGTTCGACCAATCGCGCTTGCGAAAGTGATGAACATTGCGCAAATGATCAAGTCTGAGTTCGGTGAGAAAGATTGCTCGCTTTCTGGTATTGGAGGTGTTGAAACTGGCTATGACGCAGCTGAGTTCATTCTGCTAGGATCAAATACTGTTCAG GTATGCACTGGTGTGATGGTGCATGGCTATGGTCATGTGAAAACCCTATGCGCCGAGCTTCAAGATTTCATGAAACAACACAACTTCTCGACAATAGAAGACTTCAGAGG GCATTCGCTTCAGTACTTTACAACACACACGGATTTAGTCAGGAGACAGAAAGAAGCTATTGAGCAGAGAAAAGCCGAGAGGAGAGGCTTGAAATCTGATAAAGATTGGACCGGAGACGGGTTCGTGAAGGAGACTGAAAGTATGGTTTCTAACTAA